GCTGGACCAGCCAGCCCAGCTCGTCCAGCTCGGTGAAGACGTTGCGCACGGTGGCCGAGGACCAGCTGTGCTCCAGAGCGCGGGAGACCGCTGCCGAGCTGACAGGCTCGGCCCGCTCCGTGTACAGGCGGATCACCGCGTCGAGGATGCGGAGCTGGCGGTCCTGGGGGACGTCGTAATACCTGAAGTCCATAGAAATCAACCTGTTCTGATGATCGGCCAGAATCTAGGCCAGGGGGCGGGGGCTGTCAAGAGGCCAGGGCGGCGAGGATCCCGTCCAGGCGCAGCCAGCCCGGAGGCGTGAGCTGCCAGCGGCCGGCGGCGCGGCGGGCCCAGCCCTGGGCTTCGCAGCGGACGAGGAAATCCGCGTGGCCGGCGAGCAGGGGTTCGTCCAGGGGCAGTCCTTCGCGCGTGCGCAGACCGAGCAGCAGGCGCTCGAGGGCGAGCGCCTGGGCGTCCGGGGGGTCTTCCTCGCTGGGGGCGGGCGCGCCGGCGAGCAGCGCGGCCTGCCAGGCAGCCAGGTCCGGGAGCCAGGACCAGCGGCGACCGCCCAGGCGGGAGTGCGCCCCCGGCCCGAGCCCCAGGAACTCTCCGCCCCGCCAGATGGCGAGGTTGTGCCGGCACTCGCCGCCCGCGAGGCACCAGTTGGAGACCTCGTAGGCCGCGTAGCCGGCCTCCGCAAGACGCGCGTGGGCTTCCAGGTAGCGGTCGGCGCGGAAGTCCTCGCCGGGATCGAGGCCGGGCTCGCTGCGGAAGCGCCGCGCGAGGGATGCTTCCGCATCGAGCTCGAGGCAGTAGAGCGAGAGGTGCTCGGGCCGGCGCGCGAGCACGGCCGCGAGGCTGGCGGCGAAGCTGGCCGGCGTCTGCAGCGGCAGGCCGAGCAGGAGATCCACGGAGACGCGCAGGCCCGAGGCGACGAGCGCATCGAGGGCGGCCAGACCGCGCGCGGCGTCGTGGCGGCGGCCGACCGCGGCGAGCTCGGCGTCGGCCGTCGACTGCAGGCCGAGGCTGACGC
This bacterium DNA region includes the following protein-coding sequences:
- a CDS encoding coproporphyrinogen III oxidase family protein, encoding MRGLYVHVPFCASRCSYCGFYTLAAGDQERYLAALLAQLAREAPLLGGAAASIYLGGGTPSWLAPAALERLLGFLAPRLAPGGEFSVECNPEDVDTALLARLTAGGVTRVSLGLQSTADAELAAVGRRHDAARGLAALDALVASGLRVSVDLLLGLPLQTPASFAASLAAVLARRPEHLSLYCLELDAEASLARRFRSEPGLDPGEDFRADRYLEAHARLAEAGYAAYEVSNWCLAGGECRHNLAIWRGGEFLGLGPGAHSRLGGRRWSWLPDLAAWQAALLAGAPAPSEEDPPDAQALALERLLLGLRTREGLPLDEPLLAGHADFLVRCEAQGWARRAAGRWQLTPPGWLRLDGILAALAS